The DNA segment GCACGCATTTACAACCCTTTACAGGTCCATAAAGTTTCGAAAAATTGCTATTTTTTCTCAAGTTATATTCGtatttgttgaaaatatattattattacataatgttgaatgttgaaaattgagttgtaaaatttggaaaattagtgtgtgatgatgtagatgatgatgttttaatttttgaactaatctccaaatgagatctataaatagatctcttcattaaatttttttttgaagtatagagtttgatatattttgaattttggagtttttattttttaccataaatttttacttttcactacagtatttatgattttttatttaatatttatatatgcatatttataaaaatatattcatttaaaataaataaataaatgaaatcttATCTTCTTAAAAATAGTTGTTTGATTGGTTTAAATGCATTAAATTTGAATGAAATGGTTGtaagttgtttaatttaagTCATTAAATTTAAACGAGATACTCTATCGATTATTTGTAGATAAGCATCATCTCCATGTTATCAAAAGTAAAGAttctctaaaaaataataacaacaataataataaagataAAAAATTCCAAATGGCAAATTaataccaattttttttaaatttataaataaaagaaaatagatGACCAaatccgaaaaaaaaaatatacatgatgagcgaaaattaattttcccaaaataaaatatataaataataattaatcccAAAATTATCGAGATTCCAACCTAGATGGCTAGCCGCCGCCTAAACCTCGGAGCAGTACTCTCGTCGGCGCCTCCCCACAGCAGATGGTGAGTATCTGTCTTTGATCTGCAGCATACATTTCGAGTTGAATTTTTGtggattttttgtttttgaactGAAATACTCTCTCAGTCTATAGTATTTTGTGGTCCATGTTGCAATCGAATGTTGGTGATGGTGAGTTCGAGTTGAGTTTTTCTCTCTTTTATGGGGAAAAAACCTATTATTCAGATTTGTTTATGCTTTCAATGGTGAAAGCCTTGCTTTTTCCCGAGGCTATGAGACGATAACCATGTTCATTTATGTTGTGCAGAAATGTTTCCCTAATTTGGTTCCATTTGCGAATTGGGGGtttcaaatattttctttcatatttTCTTTCATCCTGCTGTATATGTGCAAGCGAGATGATGATAAGTTTGGTCATTAACTTATCCTGCTTGCCCGCATAAATCTTTCCCAAACCTTGTGCTCATATACTACTGTGTGTCCTATGTACTGTAAAAGCCTTCAACCGGGGTATGTATGGCACTTGGTTTATGGTTTGTATCAAGTGGAACTGTGGATTACAAGAATGCCAATCCAATTTTAATATTGATTTTTTGTACTTTTCAAGGAAAGAAAGTTTTTATTATGTTCTTGGGAAAAAGGAATAAGTTGAGAACAAATGGTGCTTCCACGTTTTGTTTGAAAACTACTAACTCTTGCAGTTTGTAggttattttgaattttttaccacaacatcagatttatgatcactatcaaagtgttcaGACATTTATTTGGATATAGCTTACCAACCATTCTCGTTTTCGGATTATGCTATGTGCAGGAATGTTGCTAATAAAACATATTTACGATGAGATAGAGCCGTGGATTCCATCGCTAATATCTTGCTTTTCTGCAATGATTCCAGGTGTGATGAAAACTCCAACGTAACCTGCCCAAATTTCCTTGTTTGAGGGACTCACTACCTGAGTTCTATTTATCTTTTGAGGAAAAATTTGCTTATTTGAGTTTCGAAAAATGACAGATACCATCTTCTTCACACTGTGCCGGCAGTTATTGCAAATGTTCTTCGCCATAATCTTCTTCCATTGTTCTGAATATATTCTTGCCATTAACATTCATGGGAAAAACAATGTAACTCTCAAGTCTCTTTTAATCAGCAAAAACTACATATTGGCAATGGTATTTTCCTTGATAGAGTATTTGgtcgaaatttattttttccctGGGCTGAAGGAGCACTGGTTACTAAGCAACATAGGCCTCACCATGGTGGTTTTTGGAGAAATTATACGAAAGCTGGCTATAATTACAGCTGGTAGGTCCTTTACTCATCTCATAAAGATTCATCACGAGGAGCATCATGTATTGGTAACAAATGGAGTATATAGGTACCTTCGGCATCCAAGTTATTGCGGCTTCTTGATTTGGTCCGTTGGTACTCAAATCATGGTTTGTAATCCTCTATCAACTGTGGCATTTGCATTCGTCGTTTGGCATTTTTTCCAGCAGCGAATACCATACGAGGAGTTCTTCTTGAGACAGTTTTTTGGATTGGAGTATGAGGAATACACTGATCAAACTTTTTCTGGAATCCCATTTATCAGATGACGAGGTTCGCCTCAACTCTAGGATTTACTTCCTTATACCTTGATCATATCTGTTTTAGTTCCGCCTTTAACATGTATTGTAATATTAAACTTTTCTGTATCATTAAAACAGTAGAagttttaaaagaataaaaggaTTTATGACTATTATGattcaagttttaatatttcATATTCTTAGCGGGAGTGATATCAGGGTGCCTATTGTATCACATTTAAAAGTTAAAAACACAAAATTTCTATAAACTTCTTTCTTGTTATAAATGGTTGGATTTCTAGATGACAATGATTGATAATATTTATGTGAATAGTTTCCATTAGTGTAATCCTTCCAAACATGCAACACTCAACTGTATCTTATAAATGGGTGTGTTTGGGtgagaaataaaatattgattgaattatttattcatttctATCTTTTTCTActcttttaaattataaaatgtcATCTGCACGAGTGTTCTTATAGGTAAAACTCATAAATAACTTTTATTTTTAGACATTGTACAGATGCTCTCGAATAAGAACGATATTTAGATTTCATATTGATAGTCTCAAAATAACACAGTTTATTTTATGCTAATGCTTTCAGTTTTATACAAATACTCATGAAGTagcaatatttaatttaaaattgatgGTCTTGAAGTAGCAAAATCTTATAATTTCATATTTATGTTCTTGAAATAACACaacacaatttttttaataaaaatttagcAAGATCTAAAATTTATCGatattttttatgaatattGATGTTCAAATTGTTAATATAACCAGATCTATGATTTACGATTTAAATATCtattattacatatataaatataaattataattataattataaataaataaataaaaataaatatattaaaagtgTGAGTTTAATTGTGTAATCACCATTTTCTCCTTGTGTTAATATTAAAGATGATGAGAGTTAATTGTCTCATGCATACCTCTTAATTGTCTTCTTCTTAATTTCTTGCATTTTTAATCCTGCCATCAAACGTAAGTCTTTACGTTTCCGTTTCCATTTCTTTGGTGCTGTTGTATTCCAGCTGCTATACATTTTTTGGTTGATCATTTTCTCTGTTTTTCCATTCCGTTTTATTGTTATTTGATGCGCGCGGGGTCGAAAGCGATCATCGTTGTCATGTTTGAAATGCCGGTTTGGGAGCGACAATGCATGATTCTCTACAAGGTTTACGCAGTCGGTTGTGGGTAGAAACTCCTAAGCAatgatccaaaaaaaaaaaaaaattaaagaaactcCTAAGCTGATATGTGTTGTgttgtttaaattattattaattattaattattaaatgggAAGTTCATTTCGGTCAATCTAGCCCTCCTCGCAAGTCATGTTATCCATGGTTTGCTGTCGCACCCGTGCCCATTATGTATTCTGACCAGCCACTGCCGCATCAAAGTTTCGGCCACGTAACGGTAGTCTCCACGCCGCACTACAATAAAAAAGCTAATAGACAAGGATGAAAAAACGTTGTTAAAAGGGGGTCTGAAACCGATGTTAAAGCTAAGTGGGAAACCTTGTAAACGCGAGCAGGAGAATAGAGATCGGTCTGTCTTGTCTTAGACTAGCCCTACTCCATCCATCTTGGCTATCTTGAGCTTATTCATAAGCTTGGGGCTACTTTTTATTTTCTGCTTACTACTAGGGCTTCCAGCACTAATTCCTACGCTTAATCGGGTCTCATAGTCCCTGCTGTGAAGGCGGTCCGAGAAATGCATTGTTGGAACTGGGTTGGAACGATAAGAAGCTCTAGATTCAGGGGCTCTTGCTATAGCACAACGTGGGGGAAAGATCATTTATATCGATATTGACAGGATCTTTTTCTCAGGGAATGGAGATATTCTAAACATTCCATTAATTATGTATGAACGTTCCAACAAGAATACTTATCTGCATAAAAACCCCGGTGATAGGCGCCCCAAGCGTCTAAAAGTTCCGTACTTTATAGGTTTGACAAATAGATCCTGCTTTCACCAGTCTGTTTACGTGCCAAGTGAAAGGGCCAAACCATGAGATCCAAGAGAGTGCCCGGTCATCATCATTCCACTCCCTTTTTGATCTCATTCGTTGTTAAAAATGCGGTCAACAACAacggttaaaaaccgttgtcttttttaaccaacgacaacggttttacaatgatgaaaaaccgttgtcgttggctcacaaagacaacggtttttaactgttgtctttttATTGCACTTTTAACTACAGGATCTTTAGCATCAGTTTTAAAAACCTCTTTAACAAGAGTTTTTCACCCTTGTCTTTTTtcatgtataaaaaaaaaaaaatacaattttcaatattataaattgctcaaaatttgaaaataaaatataatgtaCAATTTTTCAGTATTATAAATTACTTgatattcaaaatttgaatccTAATCATCCACACATGAAAATAAATCTATGCTAATATCTTGAATAAACTTGAAATCGTATCGATTTTTTTCCTAAATAGAAATTCTTCATGAAAACCACATCCATCTTCTTCTGTTTGTCTGTCCAATCAACTAAGCATCCCCACACTcagcaaaataaaaaaaaagttaaaatacaAAATGTTTAAAAAATCAGAACACAATTTagcaacaattaaaaatatatagaacCGAAGTTTAGCACCTTTAATTTCAAAATCTACAGCAACCAAGGATTGATTAATTTACCCTaaaaaatatgcatttttttcTTTACAAGGCCAAATCCTAAGCAGAACAATCCCAAGCTGAACAATCTCAAGATGTATACAAAATCAATCCAAATGGGAGTTGTAGCCGTATTCTCCCTATTGAGACATAATTTTAAACATCAATATACCTAAAGGAATAGATTTGTAGTTGTACGTATTCTCAAGAACACATCAGTATACGTTTTTCTAATCAGTAAATTGCATCTTTAAGTTTTGGAAAcaacatttcaaaaaaaaaagtttttggaAACATGAATTTTCAGAAAAGCAAGACACTTATATTATACATGCACTAAGATAATTAAGGGATGTTAGAAACATAGTTTGAGTACAAATAATTCACCGTCACGACTAACTACCCAATCAAGATATCCTTATGAAATGGCAAATCTTTATATAACAAAATCATTTACTGCAATTATGATCAATATATACCCCCGCGATACTTAATTATAATTAACTAGCTCAAAACACGTACAATTGCCAAAATTTGACGTGCAGAAGACAACCTTAACTTTTTTATTTAAGGTTTAAGAGGAAAGAGAACAACACAGGCCTTGCTCAAAGTCACGTCAAAATATACTATTAGCATACACACAAGGATAGAAATTAAATTGGCCTCCGATCCATCTGTCAATTCTTTCTTAATTTAATAGTGTTCAATTGAGGCTACATTCAGTACTACAAAAATTTATATGTTCAGAATGAATGAATCAAGTGTAGGTTGATTTTTTATTAAGCTCAAGATTGATTTACTTGCAACCGGTCAATATTCTTGGAATTAATATAATGTCCATTTTCAGAGATAAAGACCACTACTATCTTAATTCTAAAAGAACAAATTATATTAGTActatttattcaaatataatTCCTATCGAAAGCtaagaagaagaaaatcaaacttattaATATTGAATAAACGAACCAACATACCTTTACAAAGATTGCTGAGTTGGGTTCCAATGTTGTTAAGAAAAGTGGTGGCTTCATCGTAAGGCCTTGACAGATCCGTTTTGTACTTGAGCAAAACATAATGATATATttctttaaattaattaaacgaAATAAAAGTAATTAAGATTGAAGATATATGtttgattaatttattatttgatttgaaacAAATGAAATTAGGAAGAGAGGAGACCATAAACTGATCAAGCTTGGGATCAACTCCAATATTGCTCATGGAAACAACTTGTTTAGATAAGTCTTTCTCTCGCTAGATTAATATTTGTTTTCTGCATCCTCAAAAAAAACAGCAGGTGAGCATATCAAACAAACGCAAATACAAATTTGATACTCTCACCAAAACACATGCGAATAAAATAGAGAAAATTACTATTCAAACTTCTAATATTACTGATACACCTTTGAACATTTAACAAAAGTTTTTGAAATCATCACAAATCTTTTATCTATGAAAGAAATAGCACGAAAAACAAGATAAACAGAAGTTCGTGGGAGGAAAAGGAATCCACCTAAAATTAATAATCAAACCAAATGACATACTGAAATGAGATCAGATGTTAGATATATGAGTGCTCGGTGTTCAGTACAAGTGCTTTCCTAAATGGATACAACAACTAAGCCTTCTTGGATCTCCCTCTTCCTTGGTTAATGTGTGTCTTTCTCATGGTCACAGATCGCTTAACATATTTCATTGATTCCAAATTTAGTCTAGTTCAAAGCTGATAAAGAACAAGAGCATAATTGGATAAAACAAGTTAACAACCATCAATAATTGACCAGCACAATCAGGTCTTAACATATTTCATTGGATTCCAAGGCCACAGCAGCCTGCTCAATCCATTAATTGCTGAGAATCGAGATGATAATCAAGATTTCCGTTCACAGTAGCCTGCTCAATCCATTAATTTCTATTATCTCCAGTAAGcttgttttttttatgtattgtaCCCGACTACTCCAAATAGTAgaaaaaataaagtttaaatcTTCACGGGGCATTACAAAAGTTCCAACCTCAAAATGGAAACAACTCAACAAGAACCCCAAAAACCCAGAGAACTTGTCTATATAAAATCAAGTATTGCACCATTTCATGATATGAGGTATGGATTAAAGAAGTAAGAATGGTACAAAATGGGAAATCAAGAAATACAAAAAAAGGCAACATCTTAACGAGAAGTTTCCTAAAAtaacttcaaaattttaaaacacttgcatttgaaagaaactcttcaTTTCATTTTAGATGGGTAACAAGTCAGTAAGGCAACAAAGGAGAAATTCTGCGTACCTTTGTTATGGACAAAACAATATCGATGTTTTAATTTACAAAAATGGTACTTAAATGGAGAACCTTATACATGCAAGCTTTCGGCCCACCGGAAAAAAGATGCAAAGACAACAGGGCATGTCTGAATTTTTAGCTCCTGCCTACAGAAAATACCTAGGATGTCTGTGAACAGAGGCATTTGAAAAGGACATCGCAACAATGTCTTTGCAATTTGGTAACCAAATAGCATTTTTGTTCCCTTTGCATGTTTGCTCTGGTTTTTTATTTAATGCTGATTGTGTTCTCCTAGATGACTttaatacacacatatatatacacaagtATGTTATCTTTTATATAGATAAACAACATTTAGattacatttattttttaaagtaaaGTCCGGAGACAGTAGGCCAATCCATGAATCACCTGAACAAGCTCGCTGACAATTTCTAGAGCCAATGAATCAGCTTTATCTGGAAAGAATCTGCAAAGAAACCAAATACAGCTATTGACATTCGAACAGTAAAGCATGTACCAATGGAAACAATTCTTACAGTATATACAACCGATGGTACATACATAGAAGCAACAAGATTCCTATAATTTCACCAGACAAGTAAACAACCATATAAGATATCTGAGATAAGCATAATTCTATTCTATTAAAAACATTGTAAACTAAATGTAAGGAACATTCATCCATGGAGCATTCTTTCATGGCTAATGAAAGGAACTACCTTCAAGAAGATTTTGTTCTCCACATATAAAAAAGCACTCTCACGAGCAATTATTTGAGGTCTTGATGGAAAAACATATTGAACGACTCTAGGGATAAATTTATGCCATAAAATGATTCCTCAACACGCAATTTCAAAACTGTGTCAACAAGAATCTATTCTTACTTAATTCTAAAGTACCCATCAGACCCATATTATTCACCTGGCAAAATTGTCTCAACAAGAATCTATTCTTACTTAATTCTAAAATATAGATATTGTTTTGTCCATTCATTTAATAATATGTTATGAAATATCAAATAAAGTAGAATATGtgtcaaacaaaaataataataataaagtagAATATGAACTAACTTAGCATGGAAGGTATAGACTCAACAATAAAGAGCTTCAAGGGTCTAGAAATGTTTCAAGCAAGATCTTCAGTTTTGCTGTCAATGTCCACTGCAGATAATATCAAATCCTTGAATGGTAGAGAGTAGAAACATGTCATCAAAAAATCAataaccatatatatatatagatatatgataGACTTAGCATTACTGAAAAAGTTAACAGCTCCATCTTCTTACCAGCAGCCTCATTACAAAGCTGTCTTTTCCTTTGATAGTACACGATAGTTGAGCTGTCAGTCACCCTTCCATGGATGTACACAATGGAAAACTAGATTTTGATTATGTTACAACAAGATACAGTACCATAATATTAACAAATACATGGGAATCAAATCATCTTTTTACAGAATAAATATCTTGATTCATGAAATACTTGCTTAACTTTAGCTTCTTGCAAAGGAAAATGAGTTTCATTTTGGTCTAAAACCACTCTTGATGTCCTGAGTAAATAAAGTTTACTCTGAATAATTTTAGACTGAAGACTAAACAAGCACACATATAAACAGAGCTTGGAAAAAAATTAGCTACACAAACAAAAATGTTATGCAACTGATGCTGCAGACGAAACAAAAATTAACAATAAATCAACTTCTGGAAATTCACGAAAAAAATCCGGACCAATCGGCGTAATCGCGGATAAAATTTCTTGGGAAAATGAGATTTATACTAATTTCGAAGGCTGGCTATAAGACCACGAAAAAACCAGTATTCGGAGAAAAATTATCTGGAGCAAACAAAGAACAACTCGGTCGAAACAGGGGGCGATGGCTTGAAATTAGATGCACTTTTCAGAATAGTACCCTCAAAGATATCGTCTCACTAGTAATAATGCATTACGAGTGATCCAAATCCAAAGCATATTTATGAGATTCTTTAACTAGTGAGACCTAAAAAATCAAGCAAGACAGCTTTCATAAGGTGCTTAagaagtttaaaaaatatttagggGCCAGAGAGAAACACGAAGCAAAATTTTCTACTCCAACGTCAGTACACGCGATTTAATTCAAATCTATTAAAATCAAATAGATATCAATAACACATTTAATTCAATCAAAGTGCCTAATTATCAAATTACACATACATAGATagatcatgatttttgaaaaaaaattaagaattgAACATTTCGATTATTGAAACGCGAAATTAGTAGACAATACATATaataacattaaaaaataaaatatgaattagCACATATATATTAATGATGTATATAGTTACCAGAGCCGCACTTAACAATTGCTTGTTTTCACTTGATCTCTTCATCCATGCCCCATACCATATTATCTACAGGGATTGGAGAAAAATCAAATGACATATACAATTAATATAAGATGCACGAGTA comes from the Henckelia pumila isolate YLH828 chromosome 1, ASM3356847v2, whole genome shotgun sequence genome and includes:
- the LOC140875266 gene encoding protein-S-isoprenylcysteine O-methyltransferase A-like isoform X1, giving the protein MLLIKHIYDEIEPWIPSLISCFSAMIPDTIFFTLCRQLLQMFFAIIFFHCSEYILAINIHGKNNVTLKSLLISKNYILAMVFSLIEYLVEIYFFPGLKEHWLLSNIGLTMVVFGEIIRKLAIITAGRSFTHLIKIHHEEHHVLVTNGVYRYLRHPSYCGFLIWSVGTQIMVCNPLSTVAFAFVVWHFFQQRIPYEEFFLRQFFGLEYEEYTDQTFSGIPFIR
- the LOC140875266 gene encoding protein-S-isoprenylcysteine O-methyltransferase A-like isoform X2 — encoded protein: MTDTIFFTLCRQLLQMFFAIIFFHCSEYILAINIHGKNNVTLKSLLISKNYILAMVFSLIEYLVEIYFFPGLKEHWLLSNIGLTMVVFGEIIRKLAIITAGRSFTHLIKIHHEEHHVLVTNGVYRYLRHPSYCGFLIWSVGTQIMVCNPLSTVAFAFVVWHFFQQRIPYEEFFLRQFFGLEYEEYTDQTFSGIPFIR